Proteins encoded together in one Yersinia mollaretii ATCC 43969 window:
- the ilvN gene encoding acetolactate synthase small subunit, whose translation MRRRILSVLLENESGALSRVVGLFSQRGYNIESLTVAPTDDPTLSRMTIQTVGDAKVLEQIEKQLHKLVDVLRVSELVSGSHVEREIMLVKLQANGYGREEVKRCTEIFRGQIVDVTATLYTVQLAGTSDKLDAFLNAVREVAEIVEVARSGIVGVSRGDKIMR comes from the coding sequence GCTGGAAAACGAATCAGGTGCTCTATCACGTGTTGTGGGCCTGTTTTCTCAGCGCGGTTATAACATTGAGAGCTTGACTGTTGCGCCGACCGACGATCCAACGCTGTCTCGAATGACCATCCAAACTGTGGGTGATGCCAAGGTTCTGGAGCAGATCGAAAAACAGCTACACAAGCTGGTGGATGTTTTGCGGGTCAGCGAGTTGGTTTCCGGCTCACATGTTGAACGCGAAATCATGTTGGTTAAATTGCAGGCCAATGGTTACGGGCGTGAAGAGGTGAAGCGTTGCACTGAAATCTTCCGTGGGCAGATTGTCGATGTGACCGCCACGCTCTATACCGTCCAACTGGCTGGGACCAGCGATAAACTGGATGCATTTTTAAATGCTGTGCGGGAAGTGGCCGAAATTGTGGAAGTTGCCCGCTCCGGTATTGTTGGTGTCTCCCGTGGCGACAAGATTATGCGTTAA
- the cra gene encoding catabolite repressor/activator, translated as MKLDEIARLAGVSRTTASYVINGKAKQYRVSDKTVDKVMAVVREHNYHPNAVAAGLRAGRTRSIGLVIPDLENTSYTRIANYLERQARQRGYQLLIACSEDQPDNEMRCIEHLLQRQVDAIIVSTALPPEHPFYQRWANDPLPIIALDRALDREHFISVVGADQEDALMLAQELRTFPAESVLYLGALPELSVSFLREMGFREAWKDDPRKVDYLYANSYEREAAGVLFAEWLKTHPMPQALFTTSFQLLQGVMDVTLKQSGRLPSNLAIATFGDNELLDFLECPVLAVAQRHRDVAERVLELVLASLDEPHKPKPGLTRIRRNLFRRGSLSRK; from the coding sequence GTGAAACTGGATGAAATCGCGCGTCTTGCGGGCGTTTCGCGCACCACCGCCAGTTATGTCATTAATGGCAAAGCGAAACAGTACCGGGTCAGCGATAAAACAGTAGATAAAGTTATGGCTGTTGTCAGGGAACATAACTATCACCCAAATGCCGTTGCGGCGGGATTGCGCGCGGGCAGAACCCGTTCGATCGGTTTGGTGATCCCGGATCTGGAGAACACCAGCTATACCCGCATCGCAAACTATCTTGAGCGCCAGGCTCGCCAGCGGGGCTACCAATTGTTGATCGCCTGTTCTGAGGATCAGCCCGATAATGAAATGCGTTGCATCGAGCACCTGTTGCAGCGCCAGGTTGACGCCATTATCGTTTCAACGGCTCTACCGCCAGAGCACCCTTTTTATCAGCGCTGGGCAAATGATCCATTGCCGATCATCGCCCTTGATCGCGCTCTTGACCGGGAGCACTTCATCAGCGTGGTGGGTGCCGATCAAGAAGATGCATTGATGTTGGCACAAGAATTACGAACTTTCCCCGCAGAATCAGTGCTGTACCTCGGTGCGTTACCTGAATTATCGGTGAGCTTCCTGCGAGAGATGGGCTTTCGTGAAGCGTGGAAGGATGATCCCCGTAAGGTCGACTACCTCTATGCCAATAGTTACGAACGCGAAGCCGCTGGTGTGCTGTTTGCAGAGTGGCTGAAGACCCACCCGATGCCACAGGCGCTGTTTACTACCTCATTCCAGCTGTTACAAGGCGTTATGGACGTCACCTTAAAGCAGAGCGGGCGCTTACCCAGCAATCTGGCGATCGCCACTTTTGGTGACAACGAATTGCTCGATTTCCTTGAATGCCCGGTATTGGCAGTCGCGCAGCGTCACCGTGATGTGGCTGAGCGCGTGTTGGAGTTGGTATTAGCCAGTTTGGACGAACCGCATAAACCGAAGCCCGGTTTAACGCGCATCCGGCGTAACCTGTTCCGCCGTGGCAGTTTGAGCCGTAAATAA
- a CDS encoding L-alanine exporter AlaE, producing MFSTGSRLRSAAADTFALVVYCFVIGMIIEIVISGMTFQQSLSSRLVSIPVNILIAWPYGVYRDAFIRFAHRHAGEHFWARNLADLLAYVSFQSPVYALILWSVGADLEQITTAVTSNALVSMAMGVAYGYFLEYCRRLFRVAGYV from the coding sequence ATGTTTTCAACTGGGTCCCGTCTGCGTAGTGCCGCAGCCGATACTTTCGCACTCGTGGTGTATTGTTTTGTCATCGGTATGATAATTGAAATAGTGATCTCGGGAATGACCTTCCAGCAGTCACTCTCTTCCCGTCTGGTCTCGATACCGGTCAATATCCTTATCGCTTGGCCTTATGGTGTGTATCGCGATGCATTCATTCGTTTTGCACATCGCCATGCTGGGGAACATTTTTGGGCAAGAAATCTGGCAGACCTACTGGCCTATGTCAGTTTCCAGTCACCGGTCTATGCGCTGATTTTATGGTCTGTTGGGGCTGATTTGGAGCAAATTACCACGGCAGTAACCAGTAACGCCTTGGTTTCAATGGCGATGGGTGTGGCGTATGGCTACTTTTTGGAGTATTGCCGGAGGTTGTTCCGCGTTGCAGGCTATGTCTAA
- the mraZ gene encoding division/cell wall cluster transcriptional repressor MraZ, with the protein MFRGATMVNLDSKGRLAVPTRYRDLLNEESQGQMVCTIDLHQPCLLLYPLPEWEIIEQKLSRLSSMNPAERRVQRLLLGHASECQMDGAGRLLIAGTLRQHAGLNKEVMLVGQFNKFELWDEQTWYQQVKDDIDAEQSTQEPLSERLQDLSL; encoded by the coding sequence ATGTTTCGTGGTGCAACGATGGTTAACCTCGACAGCAAAGGGCGGCTCGCCGTACCTACCCGTTATCGGGATTTGCTGAATGAGGAGTCGCAGGGCCAGATGGTCTGTACCATAGACCTTCACCAACCATGCCTGTTGCTTTATCCACTCCCTGAATGGGAAATCATTGAACAAAAATTATCTCGTCTGTCGAGCATGAATCCGGCTGAGCGTCGGGTTCAACGTTTGCTGTTAGGACATGCCAGTGAATGTCAGATGGATGGCGCTGGGCGCTTACTGATAGCAGGAACATTGCGTCAGCACGCCGGGCTGAATAAAGAAGTGATGCTGGTTGGGCAGTTCAACAAATTTGAGCTGTGGGATGAACAGACCTGGTATCAACAAGTCAAGGATGACATCGACGCAGAACAGTCGACTCAGGAACCTCTGTCTGAGCGGCTACAGGACTTATCGCTATAA
- the rsmH gene encoding 16S rRNA (cytosine(1402)-N(4))-methyltransferase RsmH, whose protein sequence is MVDNKKIVDNNYKHTSVLLDEAVNGLNIRDNGIYIDGTFGRGGHSRLILSQLGPEGRLIAIDRDPQAIEAAKSITDPRFSIVHGPFSELAHYVRELDLVGRIDGILLDLGVSSPQLDDPERGFSFMRDGPLDMRMDPSRGLSAAEWLMKASADDIAWVLKTFGEERFAKRLAKAIVERNLTQPMTRTKELADLIANASPFREKHKHPATRSFQAIRIYINSELEEIERALDGAHEVLAPEGRLSVISFHSLEDRIVKNFIRQRSRGPQVPAGLPLTEAQLRSMGGRTMKSIGKMMPADAEVAENPRARSSVLRFAERIKE, encoded by the coding sequence ATGGTAGATAACAAAAAAATTGTAGATAACAACTACAAGCACACCAGCGTATTGCTGGATGAGGCCGTTAATGGTCTGAACATCCGCGATAACGGCATCTATATTGACGGAACTTTTGGCCGTGGTGGCCATTCGCGTCTGATTTTGTCCCAACTTGGGCCAGAAGGGCGCTTGATAGCGATTGATCGCGACCCACAAGCGATTGAAGCCGCAAAATCTATTACCGATCCAAGATTCTCTATCGTACACGGTCCTTTTTCTGAATTAGCGCATTATGTGCGGGAATTAGATTTAGTGGGCCGCATTGACGGAATTTTGCTGGATCTCGGTGTTTCATCCCCACAATTGGATGATCCTGAGCGTGGTTTCTCATTTATGCGCGACGGGCCGCTGGACATGCGGATGGACCCCTCCCGTGGACTATCTGCCGCCGAATGGCTGATGAAAGCCAGCGCCGATGATATCGCTTGGGTGCTAAAGACCTTTGGCGAAGAGCGTTTTGCCAAGCGTCTGGCGAAGGCGATTGTTGAGCGCAATCTCACACAGCCGATGACACGTACCAAAGAGCTGGCGGATTTGATTGCTAACGCCAGCCCATTCCGCGAGAAGCATAAACACCCAGCGACCCGTAGCTTCCAGGCTATCCGTATCTATATCAACAGTGAGTTGGAAGAGATTGAGCGCGCACTGGATGGTGCCCATGAAGTGCTGGCACCTGAAGGTCGTTTGTCAGTGATTAGCTTCCACTCTCTTGAAGACCGCATTGTGAAGAATTTTATCCGTCAGCGCAGCCGTGGGCCACAGGTTCCAGCGGGATTGCCATTGACGGAAGCCCAGCTACGCAGCATGGGTGGGCGCACAATGAAATCCATTGGCAAGATGATGCCAGCGGATGCCGAAGTGGCTGAGAACCCACGAGCACGTAGCTCAGTACTGCGCTTTGCTGAGAGGATCAAAGAGTGA
- the ftsL gene encoding cell division protein FtsL — MIGNERHGLVGVIGGDLLRNAKIPLILLVAVLVSAIFVVTTAHRTRLLTAEREQLVLERDALDIEWRNLILEENALGDHSRVESIATDKLKMQHVDPSQENIVVQQ, encoded by the coding sequence GTGATAGGCAATGAACGCCACGGTTTAGTTGGAGTCATCGGCGGTGATTTACTCCGCAATGCGAAGATCCCGTTAATTTTACTGGTCGCGGTGTTGGTGTCTGCCATTTTTGTTGTGACCACCGCCCACCGCACTCGCTTGTTGACTGCTGAGCGTGAGCAGTTGGTACTGGAGCGGGATGCGCTGGACATTGAGTGGCGCAACCTGATTCTGGAAGAGAACGCATTGGGTGACCACAGTCGTGTTGAAAGTATCGCTACTGACAAGCTGAAGATGCAACATGTTGATCCTTCACAAGAAAACATTGTGGTTCAGCAATAG
- a CDS encoding peptidoglycan glycosyltransferase FtsI has product MKAARPGKLKRQEEQASFISWRFALLCGCILLALVGLMLRTAYLQVINPDKLVREGDMRSLRVQAVPTARGMISDRSGRPLAVSVPVNAVWADPKELTERGGITLDTRWKALSDALEIPLDQLATRINANPKGRFVYLARQVNPAIGDYIHKLKLPGIYLRQESRRYYPAGQVMAHIIGVTNIDSQGIEGVEKSFDRWLTGQPGERTVRKDRYGRVIEDISSVDSQAAHNLVLSVDERLQALVYRELNNAVAFNKAESGTAVLVDVNTGEVLAMANSPSYNPNNLTGTPKDAMRNRAITDIFEPGSTVKPMVVMTALQHGVVKENSVLNTLPYFVNGHQIKDVARYAELSVTGILQKSSNVGVSKLALAMPSSALVDTYSRFGFGKATNLGLVGESSGLYPKKQRWSDIERATFSFGYGLMVTPLQLARVYATIGSMGIYRPLSITKVDPPVAGERIFPEPLVRTVVHMMESVALPGGGGTKAAIKGYRIAIKTGTAKKVGPDGKYMDRYLAYTAGVAPASNPRFALVVVINDPQAGKYYGGAVSAPVFGAIMGGVLRTMNIEPDALPTGDKSELVINTKEGSGGRS; this is encoded by the coding sequence ATGAAAGCAGCGCGCCCCGGGAAGTTAAAGCGCCAAGAAGAACAAGCCAGCTTTATTAGCTGGCGTTTTGCGTTGCTGTGCGGCTGTATTTTATTGGCATTGGTCGGGTTGATGCTCCGTACCGCCTACCTGCAAGTGATCAATCCTGACAAGCTGGTGCGCGAGGGTGATATGCGCTCGCTGAGGGTACAAGCTGTGCCGACGGCGCGTGGCATGATAAGCGACCGCTCAGGCCGTCCATTGGCTGTTAGCGTGCCAGTCAATGCCGTCTGGGCCGACCCGAAAGAGCTAACCGAGCGCGGCGGCATCACATTGGACACGCGCTGGAAAGCGCTCTCTGACGCACTGGAAATCCCGCTAGACCAATTGGCAACCCGAATCAATGCCAACCCCAAAGGGCGCTTTGTCTATCTGGCACGCCAAGTTAACCCTGCCATTGGCGACTATATCCATAAGCTGAAATTACCCGGCATCTATTTGCGCCAAGAATCCCGCCGCTACTATCCCGCAGGTCAGGTGATGGCACACATTATTGGCGTGACCAATATTGATAGCCAAGGCATTGAAGGCGTTGAGAAAAGTTTTGACCGCTGGCTCACAGGGCAACCGGGCGAGCGGACGGTACGTAAAGACCGCTATGGCCGCGTCATCGAGGATATCTCTTCCGTTGATAGTCAGGCAGCACATAATCTGGTGTTGAGTGTTGATGAGCGCTTGCAGGCGCTGGTGTATCGCGAACTGAATAATGCGGTGGCATTCAACAAAGCCGAATCAGGTACAGCGGTGTTAGTGGATGTGAATACTGGCGAAGTACTGGCGATGGCGAACAGCCCATCCTACAACCCAAACAACCTGACCGGTACGCCGAAAGACGCGATGCGTAACCGGGCCATAACCGATATTTTTGAACCCGGCTCGACAGTGAAGCCAATGGTAGTGATGACGGCATTGCAGCACGGCGTTGTGAAAGAGAACAGCGTGCTGAACACCTTGCCGTACTTTGTTAACGGCCACCAGATTAAAGACGTGGCCCGTTACGCAGAGCTATCCGTGACCGGGATCTTGCAGAAGTCGAGTAACGTCGGTGTTTCTAAACTGGCGTTAGCGATGCCATCCTCAGCGTTAGTAGATACTTACTCACGGTTTGGGTTTGGGAAAGCGACCAATTTGGGGTTGGTCGGAGAAAGCAGTGGCTTATATCCTAAAAAACAACGGTGGTCTGACATAGAGAGGGCCACCTTCTCTTTCGGCTACGGGCTAATGGTAACGCCGTTACAACTAGCGCGAGTCTATGCAACCATCGGCAGCATGGGGATTTATCGCCCGCTGTCGATTACCAAAGTTGACCCGCCAGTGGCCGGTGAGCGCATTTTCCCTGAACCGCTGGTACGCACCGTGGTTCATATGATGGAGAGTGTGGCATTACCTGGCGGCGGGGGCACCAAAGCGGCCATCAAAGGCTACCGTATTGCCATTAAAACCGGTACCGCCAAGAAAGTCGGCCCGGATGGCAAATATATGGACCGATACCTCGCTTACACCGCTGGCGTAGCGCCCGCGAGTAACCCTCGATTTGCTCTGGTTGTGGTTATCAATGACCCGCAGGCAGGGAAATATTACGGTGGTGCGGTTTCTGCACCGGTGTTCGGTGCCATCATGGGCGGCGTATTACGCACCATGAACATCGAGCCAGATGCGTTACCCACTGGTGATAAAAGCGAATTAGTGATTAATACAAAAGAGGGTTCAGGTGGCAGATCGTAA
- the murE gene encoding UDP-N-acetylmuramoyl-L-alanyl-D-glutamate--2,6-diaminopimelate ligase encodes MADRNLRDLLAPWGLDVPERALREMTLDSRVAAAGDLFVAVVGHQTDGRRYIPQAIAQGVAAIVAEADGVAPDASVSEMHGVPVIYLRNLNQHLSTLAGQFYHQPGAALRLVGVTGTNGKTTTTQLLAQWSQALGETSAVMGTVGNGLLGQVIPTENTTGSAVDIQHLLRNLVDQGATFAAMEVSSHGLIQNRVAALPFAAAVFTNLSRDHLDYHGNMASYEAAKWLLFSTHQSEHKIINADDEVGRRWLSQLPQAVAVSMESQVPTGWKGPWLSARKVQYHDNGASIAFDSSWGEGQLESRLMGAFNVSNLLVALSTLLSLGYPLAQLLAAAPHLQPVCGRMEVFNAPGKPTVVVDYAHTPDALEKALAAARLHCKGQLWCVFGCGGDRDKGKRPLMGGIAEQLADRVVVTDDNPRSEEPQAIVADILSGLLDAGHALAIHGRAEAVTSAIMQAKADDVVLIAGKGHEDYQLVGNRRLDYSDRVTVARLLGVVA; translated from the coding sequence GTGGCAGATCGTAACTTGCGCGACTTACTCGCTCCTTGGGGGCTAGACGTCCCGGAGCGTGCGCTACGGGAAATGACATTAGACAGCCGTGTTGCCGCTGCCGGGGATTTGTTTGTCGCCGTTGTCGGCCACCAGACGGACGGGCGTCGCTATATCCCGCAAGCCATCGCACAAGGTGTGGCGGCCATTGTGGCCGAAGCCGATGGTGTGGCACCGGATGCCAGTGTTTCAGAAATGCATGGCGTTCCTGTTATTTATTTGCGTAATTTGAATCAGCACTTATCCACACTGGCGGGCCAGTTTTACCATCAGCCGGGTGCCGCACTGCGTTTGGTTGGCGTGACCGGGACGAACGGCAAAACCACCACCACCCAATTGCTGGCACAATGGAGTCAGGCACTGGGCGAAACCAGTGCGGTGATGGGGACGGTCGGTAATGGCTTATTAGGTCAGGTGATTCCGACGGAAAACACTACTGGCTCAGCGGTTGATATCCAACATTTACTGCGCAATTTGGTCGATCAAGGGGCCACTTTCGCGGCGATGGAAGTCTCTTCCCACGGTTTGATTCAGAATCGCGTCGCAGCCTTGCCATTTGCCGCCGCCGTGTTCACGAACCTCAGCCGCGATCATCTGGATTACCACGGTAATATGGCGAGTTACGAGGCGGCAAAATGGTTGCTGTTCTCCACCCATCAATCCGAACACAAAATTATCAATGCGGATGACGAAGTTGGCCGCCGCTGGTTAAGCCAGTTGCCGCAAGCGGTCGCCGTCAGCATGGAAAGTCAGGTTCCTACGGGCTGGAAAGGCCCGTGGTTATCTGCTCGCAAAGTTCAATATCACGATAACGGCGCGAGTATCGCCTTTGATTCCAGTTGGGGCGAAGGTCAGTTAGAGAGCCGCTTGATGGGCGCTTTCAACGTCAGCAACTTGTTGGTGGCACTGTCAACGTTGCTCTCATTGGGTTATCCGTTAGCACAGCTTTTAGCGGCAGCCCCTCATCTGCAACCTGTTTGTGGGCGGATGGAGGTGTTTAACGCGCCGGGCAAGCCCACGGTGGTGGTCGATTATGCCCACACGCCGGATGCGCTGGAAAAAGCGCTGGCGGCAGCCCGTTTACACTGTAAAGGGCAGTTGTGGTGTGTGTTTGGTTGCGGTGGCGATCGTGACAAAGGTAAGCGCCCACTTATGGGCGGTATCGCGGAACAACTGGCTGATCGTGTCGTCGTCACAGACGATAACCCTCGCAGCGAAGAGCCGCAGGCGATTGTAGCCGATATCCTCAGCGGCTTATTGGATGCGGGACATGCACTAGCGATCCATGGTCGTGCCGAAGCCGTGACCAGTGCCATTATGCAGGCCAAAGCGGACGACGTAGTTCTGATCGCGGGCAAAGGGCACGAAGATTATCAACTGGTTGGCAACCGCCGACTGGATTACTCCGACCGCGTCACTGTCGCGCGTTTGTTGGGGGTGGTGGCATGA
- the murF gene encoding UDP-N-acetylmuramoyl-tripeptide--D-alanyl-D-alanine ligase yields MIKVSLHFLSELLNAEFIVSDKQGDNIEITEVTIDTRKVTAGCLFVALKGERFDGHDFAEDAVAAGAGALLVSKRLLVGVPQLVVKDTRLALGQFAAWIRQQVPARVVALTGSSGKTSVKEMTAAILRECGNVLYTAGNFNNDIGVPLTLLRLTAEYDFAVIELGANHVGEIAYTTDLSRPESALVNNLAAAHLEGFGSLAGVAQAKGEIFAGLPANGTAIINADSNDWPHWQETLHNKRVWRFGLQAAEDIDFYATDVQITPQATHFTLHSPFGTVTIELPLPGRHNIANALAAAALAMSVGADLSAVRQGLMQLQAVPGRLFPIQLATGKLLLDDTYNANVGSMTAAAQVLAEMPGYRVMVVGDMGELGETAIDCHRQVGEAAKQAGIDKVLSVGTLSQTLSDASGNGEHFQDKSALAARVSELLSEHPVITVLIKGSRSAAMEHVVRALQEKASC; encoded by the coding sequence ATGATTAAGGTCTCGCTGCATTTCTTGTCCGAGCTGCTTAACGCGGAGTTTATTGTCAGCGATAAACAGGGCGATAACATCGAGATAACCGAAGTGACCATTGATACTCGTAAGGTCACGGCGGGTTGTCTGTTTGTGGCGCTGAAAGGCGAGCGCTTTGATGGACATGATTTCGCAGAAGATGCTGTTGCCGCAGGTGCTGGTGCTTTGCTGGTAAGTAAACGCTTACTGGTGGGGGTGCCGCAATTAGTGGTCAAAGACACCCGTCTGGCGTTGGGGCAGTTCGCGGCTTGGATTCGCCAGCAAGTGCCGGCCCGCGTGGTGGCCTTAACGGGCTCCTCAGGTAAAACCTCTGTCAAAGAGATGACGGCAGCGATTTTGCGTGAATGCGGCAATGTGCTCTATACCGCCGGTAACTTTAATAATGATATCGGTGTGCCGCTGACCCTCCTGCGTTTGACGGCAGAATATGATTTTGCGGTCATTGAGTTGGGTGCCAACCACGTGGGTGAGATTGCCTACACCACGGATTTAAGCCGCCCAGAAAGCGCTTTGGTGAACAATTTAGCCGCTGCGCATCTGGAAGGGTTCGGTTCTCTAGCTGGTGTGGCGCAAGCTAAAGGCGAGATTTTTGCGGGTTTGCCGGCAAACGGCACCGCCATTATCAATGCTGACAGCAACGACTGGCCGCACTGGCAGGAAACTCTGCATAACAAGCGAGTCTGGCGTTTTGGTCTTCAGGCAGCAGAAGATATCGATTTTTATGCTACTGACGTGCAAATCACGCCTCAGGCGACGCATTTCACCCTGCACTCACCATTTGGCACGGTCACCATTGAGCTGCCACTGCCAGGGCGACATAACATTGCTAATGCGCTTGCCGCTGCGGCGTTAGCCATGTCAGTTGGTGCGGATTTATCCGCTGTTCGTCAGGGGCTGATGCAGTTACAGGCCGTACCGGGGCGCTTATTCCCCATTCAACTTGCGACGGGCAAATTGTTGCTGGATGACACTTACAACGCCAATGTGGGTTCTATGACCGCAGCGGCGCAAGTGCTGGCAGAAATGCCGGGCTACCGTGTCATGGTGGTCGGCGACATGGGCGAGTTAGGTGAGACCGCGATTGATTGCCATCGTCAGGTCGGTGAAGCCGCGAAACAGGCGGGTATCGATAAGGTGCTGAGTGTCGGTACTTTAAGCCAGACGCTGAGCGATGCCAGCGGCAACGGCGAGCATTTTCAGGATAAGAGCGCATTAGCCGCCCGCGTAAGCGAACTGCTGAGCGAGCATCCGGTTATCACAGTATTAATTAAAGGTTCACGTAGCGCCGCCATGGAACATGTCGTGCGTGCGTTACAGGAGAAAGCATCATGTTAG